The proteins below come from a single Tachypleus tridentatus isolate NWPU-2018 chromosome 13, ASM421037v1, whole genome shotgun sequence genomic window:
- the LOC143240899 gene encoding uncharacterized protein LOC143240899 translates to MKIINQKGRAQVQVSVFITVFSFWWTISSSLTTQTTTFLSRLDYPTTSTLVNSTLYQAVWKYFNGFPNKFEGKIKAIKPHSELDVQHNSTVEYLNMESQDFKEIVPEVTFDLRNEYYVNTSMMKQQDSKNNINSSESRVKISYSLEYNTKVPEILINSENSKEIPYGLECNTTERVKITRENTTVVQEISINSTFAPENSSVIPESKNIIPQISKGKLTTFGEVSGRNRTISESRNNPMFSTHDSQMSLFHENTSKTVDDSEAILMLTEIRQNKTWTLNKLKGNRTISEIMFFESDTTENNTVFSNVTENKIIILSRENRNSTLDTGMNIKISDNERTSESYWYEPVNNYSTPIEYAVSKLLNSSANFRHLNNDVKQSAAEGKVSIPENSTDVSTRGPGTNVSLLTQDGKHLDRDVVVTFQLVYPEDTFNKPSTHSTTINETSKFNNTTSWPCISVFEPHQITCEFIFTMRVSRFTREILVEDFKKKLSGFLNQTKCMTIVVTSFELGSYCKLSWSDLSINHSYCDWYTINQVWNNLVQNKEPRLDLVQHFEDEFQIFHIEQKLKGFCDQREALGSPAQIAIVIIVIILIFIVVTWVARRKISRDPNSEEMLGKRYPIILFGEVRRSLRGQTVFKEHSTLKLANSVFYDNKVFQGFPLTGCCPPAYSPKIDDGDSGNSSSSDTREGSTPNPERDRDAKLAKNTVSCDDDVLVTVENTYLSLSA, encoded by the coding sequence ATGAAGATCATCAATCAAAAAGGAAGGGCTCAGGTCCAAGTCTCAGTTTTTATAACAGTCTTCAGTTTTTGGTGGACCATCTCTTCGTCCTTAACTACACAGACAACTACATTTTTAAGTAGATTGGATTATCCCACAACTTCAACACTCGTAAATTCCACATTATATCAAGCAGTTTGGAAGTACTTCAATGGTTTTCCAAATAAATTTGAGGGAAAGATCAAAGCTATTAAGCCTCATTCTGAGTTGGATGTTCAACATAATTCAACAGTCGAATACTTAAATATGGAATCACAAGACTTTAAAGAAATAGTTCctgaagtaacttttgatttacgAAATGAATATTATGTTAATACCAGTATGATGAAACAACAAGATTCAAAGAATAACATCAACTCTTCAGAAAGCAGGGTAAAAATTTCATATAGTTTAGAATATAACACAAAAGTTccagaaattttaattaattcagaAAACAGTAAAGAAATTCCATATGGTTTGGAATGTAACACAACAGAAAGAGTTAAAATAACCAGAGAAAACACAACAGTTGTTCAAGAGATTTCAATAAACAGCACATTTGCCCCAGAAAATAGCAGCGTAATTccagaaagtaaaaatataatccCACAAATTTCGAAAGGAAAACTCACAACATTTGGGGAGGTTTCAGGAAGAAACAGAACCATTTCAGAATCAAGAAATAACCCAATGTTCTCGACACACGACTCACAAATGTCGTTATTTCATGAGAACACAAGTAAAACTGTAGACGATTCAGAAGCTATTCTAATGTTAACAGAAATtagacaaaacaaaacttggaCTCTAAATAAGTTAAAAGGAAACAGAACAATTAGTGAAATTATGTTCTTCGAATCAGacacaacagaaaacaatacTGTTTTTTCGAATGTTACTGAGAATAAGATAATCATCTTATCACGTGAAAACCGAAATAGTACCCTAGACACTGGAATGAATATAAAAATCTCAGATAACGAGAGGACATCTGAAAGCTACTGGTATGAACCTGTAAATAATTATTCTACACCTATAGAATATGcagtttcaaaattattgaaCTCTTCAGCCAATTTTAGACATCTAAATAATGACGTTAAACAATCTGCTGCAGAAGGAAAAGTTAGCATTCCTGAAAACAGCACTGACGTCAGTACCAGAGGACCAGGAACTAATGTCtccttgttaacacaagatggcaaACATTTAGACAGAGATGTTGTTGTTACATTTCAACTAGTTTATCCAGAAGATACATTTAATAAACCATCAACCCATTCTACGACTATAAATGAAACAAGTAAATTCAACAACACTACCTCGTGGCCCTGTATTTCTGTTTTTGAACCGCATCAAATTACCTGTGAGTTTATCTTCACGATGCGCGTATCTAGATTTACACGTGAAATCTTAGTGGAGGATTTTAAGAAAAAACTTAGTGGCTTTTTGAATCAAACAAAATGTATGACTATTGTCGTGACGAGCTTTGAGCTAGGCTCATATTGTAAACTTTCTTGGAGCGACCTCTCCATCAACCACAGCTACTGTGATTGGTATACTATTAACCAGGTGTGGAACAATTTGGTTCAAAATAAAGAACCTCGTCTTGACCTCGTTCAACACTTTGAAGATGAATTTCAAATATTCCACATAGAACAAAAGCTGAAAGGGTTCTGTGACCAAAGAGAAGCTTTGGGATCGCCAGCACAAATTGCTAttgttataattgtaattattttgatcTTTATTGTTGTAACGTGGGTGGCTAGAAGAAAAATCTCTCGTGACCCAAACAGTGAAGAAATGTTAGGTAAACGGTATCCCATAATTCTGTTTGGAGAAGTTCGCCGCTCTCTTCGAGGTCAGACTGTTTTTAAAGAACATTCAACTCTTAAGTTGGCCAACTCAGTGTTTTACGATAACAAGGTTTTTCAGGGTTTCCCTCTAACAGGATGTTGCCCCCCTGCTTATTCCCCAAAGATCGACGACGGCGACAGTGGTAACAGTTCTTCATCTGACACAAGAGAAGGTTCGACACCCAACCCGGAACGCGATAGGGATGCGAAATTAGCAAAAAATACAGTTTCCTGTGACGACGATGTTTTAGTAACAGTAGAAAACACCTACCTAAGTCTCAGTGCGTAG
- the LOC143239773 gene encoding protein SET-like isoform X1, with amino-acid sequence MSESGVVPKKMRKVEGAGTVGDTDESSRDFDPETQKSLEEIDACQNEIDALNEKASEEILKVEQKYNKLRKPFFEKRNELIKKIPNFWVTAFVNHPQISAVLDEEEEECLHFLMKLEVEEFEDIKSGYRIKFFFEENPYFENDVLIKEFHLGSSGDPASQSTPIKWKEGMDLTKKQKERQNQMKNNRKRPHEHPRTFFSWFTDHGDASADDIAEVIKDDMWPNPLQYFLVPDIEVEENGLEGEDEESEEEEVDDSIVVVEEEGEGDDEDGEDVEDEEAYEEGDDDGEGDE; translated from the exons atgtctgAAAGTGGAGTGGTTCCGAAAAAAATGAGGAAGGTTGAAGGGGCAGGTACAGTTGGTGACACAGATGAAAGTAGTAGGGATTTCGACCCTGAGACTCAGAAGTCTTTAGAAGAGATTGATGCGTGTCAGAACGAGATCGACGCACTCAATGAGAAAGCAAGTGAAGAAATCCTCAAAGttgaacagaaatacaacaagtTACGGAAACCTTTCTTTGAAAAGAGGAATGAACTCATAAAGAAAATTCCAAATTTTTGGGTGACAGCG TTTGTGAACCACCCACAAATCTCTGCTGTTCTTGATGAGGAAGAGGAAGAATGTTTACATTTCTTGATGAAGTTGGAGGTAGAAGAATTTGAAGACATAAAGTCTGGTTACAGAATTAAATTCTTCTTTGAAGAAAACCCGTATTTTGAAAATGATGTTTTAATCAAAGAATTTCATTTGGGGTCATCAG GTGACCCTGCATCACAGTCTACTCCTATCAAATGGAAAGAAGGGATGGATCTAACTAAGAAGCAGAAAGAAAGAcaaaatcaaatgaaaaataacCGCAAGAGACCACATGAACATCCTCGAACATTTTTCTCATGGTTCACAGACCATGGAGATGCTTCAGCTGATGATATTGCTGAG GTAATAAAAGACGATATGTGGCCAAATCCTCTCCAGTATTTTTTAGTTCCTGATATTGAAGTAGAAGAAAATGGATTGGAAGGAGAGGATGAAGAGAG TGAAGAAGAAGAGGTAGATGACTCTATTGTTGTAGTTGAAGAAGAGGGTGAAGGAGATGATGAAGATGGTg AAGATGTTGAAGATGAGGAAGCATACGAAGAAGGAGATGATGATGGAG AAGGAGATGAGTGA
- the LOC143239773 gene encoding protein SET-like isoform X2: MSESGVVPKKMRKVEGAGTVGDTDESSRDFDPETQKSLEEIDACQNEIDALNEKASEEILKVEQKYNKLRKPFFEKRNELIKKIPNFWVTAFVNHPQISAVLDEEEEECLHFLMKLEVEEFEDIKSGYRIKFFFEENPYFENDVLIKEFHLGSSGDPASQSTPIKWKEGMDLTKKQKERQNQMKNNRKRPHEHPRTFFSWFTDHGDASADDIAEVIKDDMWPNPLQYFLVPDIEVEENGLEGEDEESEEEEVDDSIVVVEEEGEGDDEDGDVEDEEAYEEGDDDGEGDE, translated from the exons atgtctgAAAGTGGAGTGGTTCCGAAAAAAATGAGGAAGGTTGAAGGGGCAGGTACAGTTGGTGACACAGATGAAAGTAGTAGGGATTTCGACCCTGAGACTCAGAAGTCTTTAGAAGAGATTGATGCGTGTCAGAACGAGATCGACGCACTCAATGAGAAAGCAAGTGAAGAAATCCTCAAAGttgaacagaaatacaacaagtTACGGAAACCTTTCTTTGAAAAGAGGAATGAACTCATAAAGAAAATTCCAAATTTTTGGGTGACAGCG TTTGTGAACCACCCACAAATCTCTGCTGTTCTTGATGAGGAAGAGGAAGAATGTTTACATTTCTTGATGAAGTTGGAGGTAGAAGAATTTGAAGACATAAAGTCTGGTTACAGAATTAAATTCTTCTTTGAAGAAAACCCGTATTTTGAAAATGATGTTTTAATCAAAGAATTTCATTTGGGGTCATCAG GTGACCCTGCATCACAGTCTACTCCTATCAAATGGAAAGAAGGGATGGATCTAACTAAGAAGCAGAAAGAAAGAcaaaatcaaatgaaaaataacCGCAAGAGACCACATGAACATCCTCGAACATTTTTCTCATGGTTCACAGACCATGGAGATGCTTCAGCTGATGATATTGCTGAG GTAATAAAAGACGATATGTGGCCAAATCCTCTCCAGTATTTTTTAGTTCCTGATATTGAAGTAGAAGAAAATGGATTGGAAGGAGAGGATGAAGAGAG TGAAGAAGAAGAGGTAGATGACTCTATTGTTGTAGTTGAAGAAGAGGGTGAAGGAGATGATGAAGATGGTg ATGTTGAAGATGAGGAAGCATACGAAGAAGGAGATGATGATGGAG AAGGAGATGAGTGA